In one window of Hevea brasiliensis isolate MT/VB/25A 57/8 chromosome 10, ASM3005281v1, whole genome shotgun sequence DNA:
- the LOC110632692 gene encoding LOW QUALITY PROTEIN: KH domain-containing protein HEN4 (The sequence of the model RefSeq protein was modified relative to this genomic sequence to represent the inferred CDS: substituted 1 base at 1 genomic stop codon): MQHRDYQFSSHRPRRRPRPPQPILLQPGQVAFRVICHVSIIGGLIGPSGSIISQIRRDTDCTIRCEELVQGSDHRVIVVIGPASPGRRIALKSMEGDDEDEKELVSVAQEAVIRVCERMWEVGAHSGRVDDSERGVSEGYCGLLADTTQIGAVVGRGGKNVVRMRRXCGAQIRILPAPQCAAKDDELIQITGDILAVKKALVAVTECLHDCPPYNKEPMLLNRPVERASHISSSDLHAEFFPHLSSLLPPLIENSANSHSLSSDADEDPNQDVKSTRQEVSFRLLCSNGAAGSIIGKKGTIVRTLQNETGASIMFAAPITMSGARVVTISAFENLESSYSPAQKAVILVFARSIEHDIEKGHSSGLIKGSTVTARLLVASDVVCCLIGNGGGIDSEMTELADIRILEGKHVMDCTSENDVVIEITGEYKNVQNALFLVTRKLRDNLSRTELLNEVRTRSPHGRVMEIASPRLQQPILSLNSDRECSLKGGMDRLGLSNNLGNASSSGQRSPQKFGKTHATTIKNNGNSSTLSGGCSELERSLHLFLPKEVLKEVGARSPGGVRETTCHESHSPSDLASDLIQETILTKEKNQPGLSNIGSRSSALHMQQTAGKGSTTFGGSVELDSSLRRRKRSAIVANTTLELIVSEDILGSIYGDDGNNLARLRQISGARVEVRDPSPSKSERMVVISGTPDQTRAAQSLLQAFILADQ; the protein is encoded by the exons ATGCAACACCGCGACTACCAATTCTCCAGCCACCGTCCCAGGCGGCGCCCCCGTCCCCCGCAGCCGATCTTGCTGCAACCCGGCCAGGTGGCATTCCGAGTCATCTGCCATGTTTCCATCATCGGCGGCCTAATCGGTCCTTCCGGCTCCATCATCTCTCAAATTCGACGCGACACCGACTGTACCATCCGCTGCGAAGAGCTAGTGCAAGGCTCGGACCACCGGGTTATCGTGGTAATCGGGCCGGCATCCCCCGGGAGGAGAATCGCGTTAAAGTCAATGGAGGGTGATGATGAGGATGAAAAGGAGCTCGTGTCGGTAGCGCAGGAGGCGGTGATTAGGGTTTGTGAGAGGATGTGGGAGGTTGGCGCTCATAGCGGACGGGTTGATGATAGTGAGAGGGGCGTGAGTGAGGGCTATTGTGGACTTCTGGCCGATACGACGCAGATTGGTGCCGTAGTAGGGAGAGGAGGGAAGAATGTCGTGAGAATGAGGAGATAGTGCGGGGCCCAGATTAGGATCCTGCCGGCCCCACAATGCGCTGCGAAGGACGATGAATTGATTCAG ATTACAGGTGATATTTTGGCTGTAAAGAAAGCACTGGTCGCTGTAACTGAATGTCTTCACGATTGTCCGCCGTATAACAAAGAACCAATGCTTTTGAACAGACCTGTTGAGAGAGCTTCCCACATTTCCTCTTCTGATCTGCATGCAGAGTTCTTCCCACATCTTAGTTCATTGTTACCACCTTTGATTGAAAATTCTGCAAATTCCCATTCATTATCCTCAGATGCTGATGAAGACCCCAACCAGGATGTGAAATCTACAAGACAAGAAGTTTCATTTAGGCTGCTTTGCTCCAATGGTGCAGCTGGGAGCATAATTGGCAAGAAAGGAACCATAGTAAGAACTCTACAGAATGAAACAGGTGCTTCTATCATGTTTGCAGCTCCAATAACTATGTCTGGTGCACGTGTAGTCACCATTTCTGCATTTGAG AACCTTGAATCATCGTACTCTCCTGCACAAAAAGCTGTTATTCTTGTCTTTGCTAGATCTATTGAGCATGACATTGAAAAGGGGCATTCATCAGGCTTGATTAAGGGTAGTACTGTAACTGCAAGGCTCCTAGTGGCATCAGATGTTGTTTGTTGCCTGATTGGGAATGGTGGTGGGATAGATTCTGAAATGACAGAATTAGCTGATATACGGATCTTAGAAGGGAAACATGTCATGGATTGTACTTCAGAAAATGATGTAGTAATAGAG ATCACTGGTGAGTATAAAAATGTACAGAATGCTCTGTTTCTAGTTACTAGGAAACTGAGGGATAATCTTTCTCGTACTGAACTGCTCAATGAAGTGAGAACAAGGAGTCCCCATGGAAGAGTAATGGAGATTGCTTCTCCTAGATTGCAGCAACCAATCCTATCTCTTAATTCTGATCGAGAATGTAGTTTGAAAGGAGGAATGGATCGGCTTGGACTTTCCAACAACTTGGGCAATGCCTCTTCGTCGGGACAGCGGTCACCACAG AAATTTGGAAAAACGCATGCAACAACTATTAAAAATAATGGAAACAGCTCAACTTTGTCTGGTGGGTGTTCAGAACTTGAAAGGTCACTTCACTTGTTTCTGCCCAAAGAGGTGCTTAAAGAGGTAGGTGCAAGGAGTCCTGGTGGAGTGAGAGAGACTACTTGTCATGAATCACATTCACCATCAGACCTAGCTTCTGATCTCATTCAAGAAACTATtttaacaaaagaaaaaaatcaacCTGGACTCTCCAACATTGGCAGTCGTTCATCTGCATTGCATATGCAACAG ACTGCAGGAAAAGGCTCAACAACTTTTGGAGGGAGTGTAGAACTTGACAG TAGTTTGCGCCGTCGAAAAAGATCTGCTATAGTGGCAAATACAACCTTGGAGCTGATAGTCTCTGAAGATATTCTTGGTTCTATTTATGGTGATGATGGCAACAATCTGGCTAGATTAAGACAG ATTTCAGGTGCAAGAGTTGAAGTGCGTGATCCATCTCCCAGCAAGAGTGAGAGAATGGTGGTTATATCAGGGACACCAGATCAAACCAGGGCAGCACAGAGCTTGCTTCAAGCCTTCATTTTAGCCGACCAGTAA